TGCATTTATACGGGCGAATCCTCGCGCACCGACGTGAGCGCGCCGATATTCGTCCCGGCCGCCATGAAAACCCATCCGGTGATGGAAGGGATCAGTTTCAACGGCAAGGACACCACCGTGGTTCAGCAGGGGGAGTTCCATACCTTCCAGAAGCTGATTAACACGGTCCGGCCGGATGCCGAGATTTTGATGCGGATGGACGGTACGAAGTGCACCAAGGGCGGGACCGGAACCAATTGCGGATTGAATTATCCGAATTACAGCACTCCGGGCGGCTATCCTATCGCATGGACCTTCAAGGCCACCAAGGGCACGGTGGGCTATTTCATGGAAGGCCATGACCTGTTCACCATGCAGGCCATGACCCAGGCCGTATGGGACAAGTTCTTCAAGCAATTCATGTATTACATGGCCGGCTATGATAGCACCCTCATAATCCCCGAAGGAGTTCATAAGGGCGGATCGATTCCCCAAGCCATGGAAAAGTCCGGCATCACCTTCCACGACGGACAGGACGCCGGCGTGCTCATCACCCGTTCCGGGAACCACCTGGTCTCCCTGTACGATATGACGGGACGGCAATTGTACCAGGACCATGGGACCCAAGCGCCCATGGACTATGACGTGAATGAGAAGCTGCACGGCGTGCGGCCGGGCATTTACGTGCTGCGGGTGGCGGTGCCTGGCGCGGTGCGGTCCAAGCGTATCTTGATTCGATAGAGAGATTTGGATAGAGGAAATGTAGAGGTCGTCCAACGGGCGGCCTTTAATTATTGGTACGCCCGGCAGGGGGCACCGAATCCAGCCGTGGTTCCGGGAGAGGCAAATTACTCCACCCGGACTTCTAGTCCGTCCGGAACACCATCGGATTGAAAGCCTTCGCCGCCAGGAACACCTTGTCGCCAACCTTCAGCCCTTCCACGTCATCGGGCAGCGCGGTCACCCGCACCACATCTCCTCCTACCAACACGGTCAAGACCCGCACCACGCCCGCCTCTTTGATCTCCAACAGCACCCCGGTCAGGCGAAGCTTGTTGCTGATGCGGCCGGCTCCGAACACCTCGGACGGGGAACCCTGGCGCGCGATGCGGCCGTCTTCCAGGCAATAGACCCGGCCCGCCATGCGGTGCACTTCGGCCACATCGTGGCTGACCAATATGGCGGCTATGGAAAAGCGCCTTTGCAGCGCGAGGATCTCGTCCTGTAGGCGGGCGCGCATGGCCGGGTCCAAGGCGGAGAGGGGCTCATCCAGGAGCAATAAACTTGGTTCTGAAACGAGGGCGCGGGCCAGCGCGACCCGCTGCTTCTGGCCTCCGGAAAGCGTGTCCGGCCGCCGCAGGGCCAGTTCGGTGAGATGCGTGGCCTCCAGGATCGCGTCCACGCGCTCGCCTTGGCCCCGGTCCTGCAATGCGAACTCCAGGTTCCCGCGCACCGTCATGTTGGGGAATAGGGCATAGTCCTGGAAAACCATACCGACCCGGCGCCGTTGCGGGGAAAGGTCGATGCCCGCGGCGGAGTCGTACCAGGTTTCACCGTTCACCTCGATGCGGCCTCCGTCCGGGCGGGTCAGTCCGGCCAGCATGCGCAACAAGGTGGTCTTGCCCGCGCCGGATGGCCCGTACAAGGCGATGAATTCCCCCGGCCCGATATCCATGGCGGTGTCCAGTTCCAGGTCGCCGCGCGCGGTATGCAAGCGCTTGCGTAGAGATAGGCGGATCATTAGAACGGTTTCACCTTCTTGCGGTTGACGGCGAACAGGGTGATGAGGATGGCGAAGGACAAGACGAACAGGATGAGGGCGTGCACGTGGGCGTTCCCGAAGCGCAGGGATTCCACTTCATCGAAGACGGCGATGGAGGCGACCTTGGTGACTCCGGGGATCTTGCCGCCGATCATAAGGACCACCCCGAACTCGCCCATGGTATGCGCAAAGGTGAGGGCGATGCCGCTCAAGAGCGCCGGTTTCAGGTTGGGCAGAGAGACGCGCAGCAAGGTGGTCCAACGCGATTTGCCCAGCACGTAGGCGGCTTCGGTCAGGCTGGGGGGCAGGCCGTCGAAACCGGACAGCAAGGGGTTGACCATGAAGGGCAGGCTGAAAATCACCGAGCCGATCACGAGCCCGGTGAAGGTGAAGGCGATGGAGAGATGGAGCCGGGTTTTGAGGAAATGCCCGAAAGCGTTCTCCGGGCTGAAGGCGACCAGCAGGTAGAAGCCCAGCACCGAAGGCGGCAGCACCAGCGGCATGGAGACCAGGGCATGCAAAGGCAGGCGCCATCGCGCAGGCGCTTGCGCCAACCCCCATGCCAAGGGCACGGCCAGCAGGATAAGGATGGCGCAGGTGGCGGCGGACAGTTTGAGGGTGAGCCAGATCGGCTCCAGGTCAAGGCTGGACATGGCCCTCCGCCAGCCCGACTTCGGTGGCTTTGATCAGGGCGTATACGGCCGCGCCCGGGCTCAGCTCCAGCTCCCGCGCGGCCCGCGTGCTGATGAGGGCGTGCAAACGGGTTTCCGCGAACGCCAAAACCACATGCGCCAATATGCCGCCTTCGGCGAGGGAAACCACTCGGCATGGGAGTCGGTTGCGGATGCTGATGCGGGGCAAGGGCCCCACCGCCAGGGAGACTTCCGATTCCTTGAAGAGGACGGTGATGGGATTGCCGGGCGCGAGGTAAGCCGCGGAGGTGGCGGATTCGAGAACGAGGGAAGTGAGTCGCGTGCCGGCTACGTCGATGCCGACCAGGGAGAATTCCCCTTCGCTTTCGAGTTCCAATACGGTTCCGAATAATCGATTCATCGTCCGCGGCCTTGCTACTTCGCGCCCATGATGTTAGGGACTCCAAGCCAGGAGGAAAGCTAACAATAGCCCGCATCCGCCTGGCTGGCGGGGCTGCAGGGCGTGGAACGGGGCTTCAGGGTAGTAGGTAGCCGTATTTGGCCAGGATGATCCTGGCTGGGGCGGAGTACAGGTATTCCAGGAACTTGGCCGACGGGCCGGGATTGTTCTCGGCGCCGTACTTGCAGATGACCGCGCCTTGCGCGATGGGATCGTAGGCCGTGCTATCCACATCGGCCCACTTGCCCTTGCCGCGCATATCCGCCGCGAGGACAACCGATTTGGCCGTAATGCCGATATCCGCCGTGCCCAGCAGGACGTATTGGTTCACTTGGGAAATGCTTTCCCCGAAGACCAGCTTCTTCTTAACGCGGTCATAATAACCGGACTTCTTGAGCGCCTTGACGGCTTCGCGGCCGTAGGGGGCCCGCTCCGAATCGGCCAGGGCGATCTTTTCCACGCCCGCTTCGGCCAGCAGGGAAAGGCCCTTGGAAGGATCCGAATCCCGCATCGTCCACAAGACCAATTTCCCGTAGGCATAGGGCTTCGGCTTAGCCGAGGCATAACCCCATTTCGCCAGGGAGTCGGGGAAATCCATATCGGCGGAGATGAAGACGTCGAAGGGGGCGCCGTTCTTGATCTGGGCCGCGAGCTTGCCGGAAGAGCCGTAGACGGTTTTGACTTCGACGCCGGCCGACTTCTTGAAATCCGCCTTCAACTCTTCCATGGCGAATTGCACGTTGGCCGCCACGGCGGCGGTAAATTGAGGCGCATCCTTGCCCCAGACCGGGCGGAGCGCGGAAGAAAGGGAAAATAAAATGAACAGGAATATTGGTTGATATTTTCGCATGGTCGGGAAAGATTTTTTCCGAGCCGTCTTCTGCGGCGATTGCCGGGAGGAGGTCGCCTCGCCCCGGTCCCCGCCGAGTCCGGCTCTGAGCCCGGAATCCCTTTCCGGATCCGCGTCGGAAAACATATATTTTCCTTCCGGCTGAACGGCCTCCCATGAACTCGGATAAACGCTCCCAAGGCATACTCATCCTGATGGGGGTTTCCGGCTCCGGCAAGACCACCGTGGGAAAACTGCTATCCGCCAAGCTGGGCTGGCCCTTCTACGATGCCGACGATTTCCAGCCCAAGGACAACCTGGCAGAGATGGCCCAGGGATTGCCCCTCAATGATCGGGACCGGCGACCCTGGCTATTGGCCATCCACGATTTGCTGGTTGGCCTGGCCGCGCGGCGCGGCAAGGCGATCATCGCCTGCTCCGCGCTCAAGCGGGATTACCGGGATCTGCTCTGCGCGGGAGTCGGCGGCGCCCGCTTCGTGTACCTGAAGGGCGAATTCGCCATCTTGCGCGAACGTCTGGAGCGGAGGCAGGGCCATTTTTTCAAGGCGGCCTTGCTGGGCAGCCAATTCGAACTCATCGAGGAGCCGGAGGATGCGCTGGTGGTGAACGTGGACAATCCTCCGGAGGCGGTTATGGAAAGTATATTGACGGGCCTAGGACTATGAAAATGAAAATACGACCGTTCTTCGCCATGCTCTGCGCCATCCTGGCCACGGGATGCGCCTCCATCAAGTATCGGAACGCTCCCGTCGTGGAAGCGCGCGGATCCGTCTACGTCGCGCCCCTGGTCGTGCCCGCCGCCGTGGATTCCTTGCTGGCCC
This region of Fibrobacterota bacterium genomic DNA includes:
- the modB gene encoding molybdate ABC transporter permease subunit, with product MSSLDLEPIWLTLKLSAATCAILILLAVPLAWGLAQAPARWRLPLHALVSMPLVLPPSVLGFYLLVAFSPENAFGHFLKTRLHLSIAFTFTGLVIGSVIFSLPFMVNPLLSGFDGLPPSLTEAAYVLGKSRWTTLLRVSLPNLKPALLSGIALTFAHTMGEFGVVLMIGGKIPGVTKVASIAVFDEVESLRFGNAHVHALILFVLSFAILITLFAVNRKKVKPF
- a CDS encoding TOBE domain-containing protein translates to MNRLFGTVLELESEGEFSLVGIDVAGTRLTSLVLESATSAAYLAPGNPITVLFKESEVSLAVGPLPRISIRNRLPCRVVSLAEGGILAHVVLAFAETRLHALISTRAARELELSPGAAVYALIKATEVGLAEGHVQP
- a CDS encoding ATP-binding cassette domain-containing protein produces the protein MIRLSLRKRLHTARGDLELDTAMDIGPGEFIALYGPSGAGKTTLLRMLAGLTRPDGGRIEVNGETWYDSAAGIDLSPQRRRVGMVFQDYALFPNMTVRGNLEFALQDRGQGERVDAILEATHLTELALRRPDTLSGGQKQRVALARALVSEPSLLLLDEPLSALDPAMRARLQDEILALQRRFSIAAILVSHDVAEVHRMAGRVYCLEDGRIARQGSPSEVFGAGRISNKLRLTGVLLEIKEAGVVRVLTVLVGGDVVRVTALPDDVEGLKVGDKVFLAAKAFNPMVFRTD
- the modA gene encoding molybdate ABC transporter substrate-binding protein — its product is MRKYQPIFLFILFSLSSALRPVWGKDAPQFTAAVAANVQFAMEELKADFKKSAGVEVKTVYGSSGKLAAQIKNGAPFDVFISADMDFPDSLAKWGYASAKPKPYAYGKLVLWTMRDSDPSKGLSLLAEAGVEKIALADSERAPYGREAVKALKKSGYYDRVKKKLVFGESISQVNQYVLLGTADIGITAKSVVLAADMRGKGKWADVDSTAYDPIAQGAVICKYGAENNPGPSAKFLEYLYSAPARIILAKYGYLLP
- a CDS encoding gluconokinase; its protein translation is MNSDKRSQGILILMGVSGSGKTTVGKLLSAKLGWPFYDADDFQPKDNLAEMAQGLPLNDRDRRPWLLAIHDLLVGLAARRGKAIIACSALKRDYRDLLCAGVGGARFVYLKGEFAILRERLERRQGHFFKAALLGSQFELIEEPEDALVVNVDNPPEAVMESILTGLGL
- a CDS encoding T9SS type A sorting domain-containing protein produces the protein CIYTGESSRTDVSAPIFVPAAMKTHPVMEGISFNGKDTTVVQQGEFHTFQKLINTVRPDAEILMRMDGTKCTKGGTGTNCGLNYPNYSTPGGYPIAWTFKATKGTVGYFMEGHDLFTMQAMTQAVWDKFFKQFMYYMAGYDSTLIIPEGVHKGGSIPQAMEKSGITFHDGQDAGVLITRSGNHLVSLYDMTGRQLYQDHGTQAPMDYDVNEKLHGVRPGIYVLRVAVPGAVRSKRILIR